Genomic segment of Nitrospirota bacterium:
GGCGAGAAGATCCTGCTTCTGGTTGTCATGAGCCACGATGGCGATCGTTTTCTGCTCGGCCATCGGTACGATATTGTCGTGCATGATCACCCTCTGATTCGGATATATTCCTCTGCAGTGATTCTATACAGAGTATGCCCGGCCACTGTTACGAGCGGGTTTCATACCCAGGATGGTCCATGGGATCAATGACTTGCGGGAGGATTTCGATCGCTCTTGCACGGCATCAAGAGGGCTGATGGAGTGCGGGCAAGCGGTCAGCACTGAGGAAAAGAGGACGTTTATCCCGCATGTCTCGGACGTTCACTCCACCGGACTGGTCTCATCACGGCTCCCAACCCAAGCAGGCTGACGATCATCAGGAAAAAGACGAGAGAGACGAACAAGAAGAAGGCTCCCCTCATGCCGGTAAACATACGGATTCCCCTCCATCTCTTCCATCGCCCGGTTCAACTTCCAACTGCGACGCCACGGCGTCGATAACAAAGCCGCTGTAAACAGAACAACATCCGAGTCATGTTCCCAACATGGCTACCAGAAGCATACCCATGTGCTGTCACCAAACGATTCCGGGGATCTAAAGGTCGTGTAAACGATGCCTATCAAAGATCGTGGCATCGCTGACGACCTGTTGTGCGTTCGTCGAAGAACTATTAACAATCCTGTTACATCAACCATGAAGTTCCCGTAACAGGCCTGCCGCTAAGTACTTACCGAGCACAGTCTGTCCAACGAATGTATCGAGGCGCTCAATTTATCGATAGGATCCATGCTCCGGCGCTTATCCATCCAAACAATTCTCTGGCCGTTCCTCTCAGGACTGCTGCTCGTTTCCTGTGGCGACTTTCAAGAGCCTGCCACGGGCTCACAAGGGACGATTCTTTCACATCCTTCCCTGTCACAGCCCCCTCAACAACCGATCGGTGGAAACGACGGTCCGCTCACGCCTTCGACATCCGGGGATGCCGTCGATCCGGCGAATGTGCCAGCGCCAGCAGATAGGGCTCCAGCCTCTTATGAAACAATCGGAGGAGGATCTCAGCGCGATACGCCGGAGAATGGGACTGCCGCTGAACCGCTCAGATCGGAAAACAGGTCCCCGACAAGGACAGTAACTTTCATGTGGAGCCCTTCCTCATCTGGCAATGCGGCTGGATACAGAGCGTACATCACCGCCCTGTCCACCTCGGTCCGACAGACAATCGATGCCGGCTCCGAGCCCCAGCTTACCGTAGACCTGCCGATCGGTGAGCGATACGATCTTACCGTGACGGCCTACAATGCCGCCGGAGAGAGCCCACCAGCCAGTCCCATTCAATTCGACCTATTCTGATTTTCGCCACGCGCTTTCATACAGATCGAACGGACACGTGCGCGAAGGAAGGCGGTGTTTTTGTGGCATCAATCGCTCTCACCCGCTGTCGCGGTATATCTCACTGTATGTAAATAATTGGGCGTCTTCACATACTGCCGACCTCTCAGGAAAGAATATGCCTCCTCGTCCTTCCCTCACGGCCCTTCGGCGTAACTCGTTCTTAACCCTTCGTTGATCTCCCTCAATCGGTGCACCATTCTCTGCTCAGCTAAGAAAGATCGACTATCTGCTTTCTATCAACTTCGGCGAGACTCATTTTAGCAGTGGCCACCCGTCCAGCAATGAAACTAGTCAGCTCTTCGGAAGTTTTCTCGTCCGGACGGCTTCTCGCCGATAAACTGTGATCTTGTTCGAATTGATGAATTCTAACTAGAGGGGCTCGGCCAGTACTACGACATCAAGTGATGAGGCAGGTAATAGTCCCGTACGTTTCCCTGAAAAGCGAATGATGTACGATATCCTGCAGTCTCCCCTGCGTCCTTCGATCCCGCCTCCAACTGCGGTACAATGACTCGTGATATGGATCGGACCAGCCTCAAGAACCCAGTATGTCTTTCCACTGCTTATGCTTGCGCTGGCCTGTCCTCTGAGTTTGGCCAACGCACAGACTCTTGAACTCGACGATGATGTCTCCGTCTGGATCGAAGGGGGGCAGGCCGTAGCAACCAGCCCCTTGAGCGGCCGTCGGGAGATCCCTCTGGATGTGCAGGAGATCGTCGTCGGTTCTGGAGCCAAGGGGATCAATGCCATCGTCGTCACCTCGCGGCGGCTGCTCGGATTCTCAAGCCGGACCTTCGCCTGGAGCGACATAGATCGCGATGTGCGCGAGAAAATTGTCGAGCGGAGGATGATGCCCACGTTCAGTCTGGTAAGGACCGATACCCATATCTATGGATTTCGCGGGGCGAACGGTATCTGGTTCGAAGAAGCGCTCGGAGTGCATGAAAGAGTCGAACGGATGCACAGCAACGACTACGGCGCGGTGGCCGTCACCAACGAGCGTCTGATAGGATTCGGCCCGCTACTCGGAGCATTCTCCTCAAAAGCACTTGGCCTGCACGAGCACATCACGAAGGTGACTAACGAGAATGGTCTCATCCTCGTCACCACGAGCCACAGAACGCTGGTCTTCGGCAGCCGTATGAGCGGATGGGACGAATTCGAACAATGAGGCGGATGATCTTTACCCAGGCCAATGGGATGAGAATGAGAACATGCTGGACCTAGTACCCTGGATTTCGACGATGTGCTCGACGTGGATGACGGAGTGCGAAGTCAAGCAACGACCCCGCACTTTCGTGAGAGTCTCCGGCGCTTCAAGAACAGAGAGAGTATCCCAAACCCGGTTGCAAATAACGGAAGTGCGGCGGGCAACGGAACAGGCGCAACGAGGCTCACTCCAGAAGTGCCGATGATCTGACCTGCCGTAGAAACGGCGACTCGGCCCGAGATAGTTCCGCCGGTCAGACTGATCAGACCCGAGCCCAATTCCACATTGTGTTGGGCGATCCCCATTCCGGTCGTGACCACTAACCCGCTCGAGCCAGAAATCCCCGCCGTTCCACTCACAATGTTGTTCGGTCTAATTAGCCCTATGGCTTCAGTCTTGTTCGCCACCACAATCGACCGGGCGCCAGCATCCACCATCCCTCCCACGTTCATTTGATTGGCTGTGAGAGATACCGCCTCTCCGTTTCCCTTGGTCTGTAAGTTCGCGAGTATCATCGTGCCGGTGGCGACCAGATCAAGACCACCGCTGCCAAGCAGGTCGATCGTTTCGGTGAACGCGATATTGCCCTTCGACAGCAACCCCAACGTGCGGGTTCCGAAGATGGAGAGACTGGTGGCGGTGATGTCATCGAACGCGAAGATGCTCGCGCCGGATACCGGATCGATCACGCCGGTGTAGGAGGCCCCACCAGTAAGTTGAAGTGTGTCCGTGTTGATGGAGATGGCATCAGACGCGTTTAGGGTCCCCAGCGACGTGAAGGCCCAGGGATCGAGAACCGCGGCATGAGTTGGGATAGCCCACAGACAGATCGCAACGGTCCAGACACGAGTCGTCCAGCTCATAGAGTTCTATCTTCCTTCATCCAACCGGTTTATCCCATTCAGAACATCGGCGAAGGGATAATACTGAGGAAGGCGACAGGGCTCCAGTTAAGATTGGGTTAACGGATGGAGGCTGCGAGCCTGCTAGCATGAAGCAGCAGCAATGGCACAATCCAGGGTTTCGGCAAGGCTGCTCATACGTGCTGAAATTTACGCACCGGTAATACACCTCTAACTGGGGCGCAATGCAGACCAGGTAGGATCATCTTAATAGAAATACAATTACATTGAATGGAGGAACAGATGATTACAGTCGGACAATTGATGAAGAAAGATCTCGTGACCGTCGATACGGGCACCTCGGTGATCGAGGCGGCCAAGCTGATGAAGGCCTGCAATGTGGGCAGCGTGCTGATCTCTCATGAAGGTCGTGTGATTGGCATTGTCACCGAATCGGACATCGTCAGGAAGGTCGTCGGCTCGGACCGTGGCCCCTACTTTATTCCTGTCGAAGACATCATGAGCAGCCCGATTGTCGGAATCGAAGAACGCTGCCCCCTCACCGAAGCGGCAGACTTGATGAACAGGCACCAGACACGGCACCTCGGTGTGACCAAGGGTGGATCGGTGGTGGGAATCCTCTCCGTTCGCGATTTACTCCGGCCGGTCTCCATCGACGAATTCTAAACACTCTGTACTTCACGCACTTTCACTCAGGCCCCTTCCTTCCGCATATCTTGCGGAAGGAAGGGGCCTGAGCAGTTTGGAACCTATTAGTTTAGTCCGCCTCAGAACGATTGGGTCACCCCTAGCCTCTGGCCACACACCTCACGCCGAAACAGCAGCGATTGCGCCTGAATGGCAAAAAGGAAAACCTCGTTAGGCTCTCAGTTTGTAGCCGATACCACGCACGGTGACGATGATTTTTGGGGTAGCTGGATCCGCTTCGATCTTTTGCCGGAGGGAATGGATGTGGACGTCGAGGGCATGTTCTTCCAGGGCAAACCCGTCGCCCCAGACCCGATTGAGCATTTCCTGACGGGAGAAGGCCCGGCTGGGCGATTCGAGAAATTGACGAAGGATCTGAAATTCTTTCGGAGTCAGATCGACCAATCGACCGTTGACGGTCACTTCGTGGCGGTCCAGGTCCATGCGAAGCGCGCCGGCACTATAGTACGTCGTCGATTCCAGGCGAGGCTCACGCCGCCGCAAGATAGCGCGCACGCGGGCGACGAGCTCACGAGTATTTTGACTGCAGATGACCAGGTCTACGCCTTGGTCATAATCTCGGATACAGTCGTCTTCGGTACAAGGGACCGTCCCCTCTTGCACCGCGACAATAGGTACGGCAACGAGAGTCTGGAGTTGGCGCAAATTGGCAAGAGTCCTCTGTTGCCGATCGATGATGATCAGCGAGGGCACGGATGTTCTGGCTGCCGCATAAGCAGCAGACTTGGTCGTCACGACCGTGCTCTGATATCCGCTCGCGTCGAAAGCCTTCTTGAGCGACTGAGCGAATGGCTCAGCCTCCATGAAGATCAGAATCGTATTCCGCGCGACGGTCATCGGTGGTGGTGTAGCCAACATTACGAGGTGACTATAGACCGGACATGAAAAAATCATCGTTAGGGTGGTGTTAACTGTCGGTAAACTCCTACACCTCAAGACAAATTGTGCACCCTCATGACTGCCTGGAGTTAACGCCGAGTTAACATATCGTTGACCTGGCAGAAACCTCTGGTTTTTATAACAATAGGATTAGGTACCGTGAAGCAATACTTGATTGGAGCAATGATTGATGGAATATCGCCGATGGATCCTCTGGTCCCCTCTCATCGTTCTTGGCTTATCGCTCGGACTTGGGTTCGAGGCGTTGGCTCAAGTTCGACCGGAACTAGACCCTCAGATTCCCGCCTACGCCGCTCAGGAACAGATTTCCGGGAAGCTCACGGCCGCCGGCTCCGACACGATGAAACCGTTGATCGACGCATGGGTCGGCGATCTTTCTCGCCGGCATCCCGGGATGAAAATTACCGCGACAGGAGCGGGATCAGAAACAGGTCTGGAGGCTCTCCTCGCACATCAGACCGAGATCGCCGCGATGTCCCGGCGCATGACGGCTGCAGAGATCTCTGTATTCGTCAAGGAATACGGCTACGAACCGACTGAAGTTCCCGTCGCAAACGATGCATTGGCCATCTTCGTTCACAGGGACAATCCGATTACCGGTTTGTCCCTGGACGAATTGGATGCCATGTTCTGCCGCGAACGGCGGCGCGGCTTGAGTTACGCCGTTGACTCCTGGGGACTCGTTGGACTGATGGACGAATGGTTTGACGCTCCTATTCGACTCCATGGACGGAACGGGAAATCCGGCACGAGTTACCTCTTCAGAGAAGAAGTCTGCAAAGGCGGGACGTTTCGCCCTCAGTTGATCAACGCCCAAGGATCTGCGTCAGTGGTGCTGGACCTGGTCAAGGACCCGCAAGGCATCGGGTTTAGCGCAATCGGTTACCGGACTTCGATGGTGAAACCCGTTCCGATTGCTTCAGTGAAGGGTGGCCGCTACATCGAGCCGAACTTCCAAACGGCCATGGATGGGTCGTACCCCTTGAGGCGCAACCTCTATCTCTATATCGCCAGGCCGCCTAAGACTGCACCGTCGCAGGCCTTGACGGAACTCGTGCGGTTTGCCCTGAGCCAACAAGGCCAGCAACTCGCACTCGATCACGGATATTTTCCGCTGTCCCTGGCTGAACTGACACGACTCACATCCAAATGGTCCGGCTCTGTCAAAGCGGTTCAACTTGAGTCGCCTGGCCGTCCGATCAGCGAGTAATTTTTCATTTCTCGTCGTGAGGAAAAGACTACCTGCATGAAACGATCGCTTGCATTCTTTCGCTTCCATGCATGGCTCGCTCTTGGATTCACGGCGTTCGTCGGCTGTTCATCAGGGCAATTTCCGACCCTCACCATCTATGAGACGCCGAACGCGTTCGTTCGACTCCAAGCCGATCCCTCTGTTGGACAGAATAGCGGACACAGCCATCCGGCCGACATATCAACCGAGCGTATGGCGGCAGTCCTGCGAGGTATCGTGATCCAAGAGCCGCTGGTGCGATTGCCACTCTACGACGACTTGAGTATTCCGCGCCGGCACCGAGCGTTCGACGAGGATGCTGTCCTCTTTTGGGCTCCGTTGCTGAGCCTGGCCATCGGCAAGGCTACGCCCGAGGAAGTGGTCACGTTCTACCAGTCCCGGCATGTGTCAGGCGTCAAACGCGAAGTCACGTCAGGCGGGATGTTTCTGGATGGAGAGGACCTGCATGTCTTGCTGAGCAACAATCGGTCGGACACCCATACCACTGCCGATACCACCGTAGCCGATACAGAGGATGACAGACTAACTCCCCTTCGCTCTCTGACCCCCCAGAAAGGGACATTGCGGTTCGAGCCACCGGAGTTTCAGCGATCGACAGATTCCTTCGGAGTCGGGAAGCTGCTCAAATGGGATAGGCGCGAGCTGATCATTCAGGTGCACCGCCTGCCCGTGAAGCCAGTCTCTACGGCGCCGTAGAACTCCATCCGTTGCAATCTCTCCCTGCCGAAACCGCTTAAAAACTCCACTGAAGCTGAAATCGGACCAAGTTGCCTGACTGAAGCTGATAGGGGGTCTGGATACAAGCCGGCGCCCCTATCCCCAGAGAATTGTCGGCACAGGATGCGGGAGTCGCGGACGAGTCTGCTGACGTCCGCTGTGTCCAGGTATACTCCAACGTCAGTTCGAGCGCCTGATTGAACCGATACTCCAAGCCAACCTCCACCTCCCGCACCGTATTCTTCGGAGCATTCGCTTCGTGCTTCTTCGCGCCATAATATTCCTGCGCGCGGACAAACGGCATGACGCTCTCACAGAGACTTTCACAACGGTAGTTATAGAACAACTGAAGATATCCCCCCCGGAGGGTGCCGCTTGTGACCTCTGTCCTGGCTCGGTTCAATTCAGGGCCCCGCCCGATCGTGTATTCCCCTTGAAGACCGAAGGGCTGGGGAAAGAGCACGAAGTGCCAGGCGACCCGCTCGTCCAGATAATTTCCACCGTTTCTCAGAATTGGCGAAAACCCTCCCAACACCTGCTCGTTGGGAACTCCTGCGAGAGGCACCACCGGCGCCGTCG
This window contains:
- a CDS encoding fibronectin type III domain-containing protein translates to MWSPSSSGNAAGYRAYITALSTSVRQTIDAGSEPQLTVDLPIGERYDLTVTAYNAAGESPPASPIQFDLF
- a CDS encoding CBS domain-containing protein produces the protein MITVGQLMKKDLVTVDTGTSVIEAAKLMKACNVGSVLISHEGRVIGIVTESDIVRKVVGSDRGPYFIPVEDIMSSPIVGIEERCPLTEAADLMNRHQTRHLGVTKGGSVVGILSVRDLLRPVSIDEF
- a CDS encoding response regulator transcription factor — encoded protein: MLATPPPMTVARNTILIFMEAEPFAQSLKKAFDASGYQSTVVTTKSAAYAAARTSVPSLIIIDRQQRTLANLRQLQTLVAVPIVAVQEGTVPCTEDDCIRDYDQGVDLVICSQNTRELVARVRAILRRREPRLESTTYYSAGALRMDLDRHEVTVNGRLVDLTPKEFQILRQFLESPSRAFSRQEMLNRVWGDGFALEEHALDVHIHSLRQKIEADPATPKIIVTVRGIGYKLRA
- a CDS encoding PstS family phosphate ABC transporter substrate-binding protein, which produces MEYRRWILWSPLIVLGLSLGLGFEALAQVRPELDPQIPAYAAQEQISGKLTAAGSDTMKPLIDAWVGDLSRRHPGMKITATGAGSETGLEALLAHQTEIAAMSRRMTAAEISVFVKEYGYEPTEVPVANDALAIFVHRDNPITGLSLDELDAMFCRERRRGLSYAVDSWGLVGLMDEWFDAPIRLHGRNGKSGTSYLFREEVCKGGTFRPQLINAQGSASVVLDLVKDPQGIGFSAIGYRTSMVKPVPIASVKGGRYIEPNFQTAMDGSYPLRRNLYLYIARPPKTAPSQALTELVRFALSQQGQQLALDHGYFPLSLAELTRLTSKWSGSVKAVQLESPGRPISE